In Lagopus muta isolate bLagMut1 chromosome 6, bLagMut1 primary, whole genome shotgun sequence, one DNA window encodes the following:
- the LOC125694840 gene encoding potassium channel subfamily K member 16-like isoform X1: MCSGKLQTGLLVGSYFVYLLVGAAVFQALERTAEKQQKMAAAQMKEAFLQNFTHLTVAEMEQFMKNLTEAIQNGVYPIGNESQTENSNWDFSNSFFFAGTVVSTIGYGTLRPKTVGGQIFCVFFALFGIPLNIVFLHRVGKILSLLCKKLGIFLYGKGMRKKKIKFLTLLFFLVTGILVFLCLPSLFFQITEGWSYSEGIYFAFITLSTIGFGDYVVGKQPGRIYFSYYRTIVAIWILFGLAWIALLFNLLTTVLEDTEKIIVKDLHQIGKVGEDNAASQPRRCWPVQFVPEEELIAPCAEGDTQKMESLAAEGAQENGVSSSRF; this comes from the exons ATGTGCAGTGGCAAGCTGCAGACAGGTTTGCTGGTGGGCAGCTACTTCGTCTACTTGCTGGTGGGTGCAGCTGTGTTCCAGGCACTGGAGAGGACTGCcgaaaagcagcagaaaatggcaGCTGCTCAGATGAAGGAGgcttttctgcagaatttcACTCACCTCACAGTGGCAGAGATGGAGCAGTTTATGAAG AACCTGACTGAAGCAATTCAGAACGGAGTTTACCCTATTGGAAATGAATCACAGACTGAAAACAGCAACTGGGATTTCAGTAACTCCTTCTTCTTTGCAGGCACAGTGGTCTCCACAATAG GTTATGGCACGCTACGTCCTAAAACTGTTGGGGGCCAGatcttctgtgtcttttttgCTCTCTTTGGAATCCCTCTGAATATTGTTTTTCTGCACCGTGTTGGTAAGATCCTCTCACTGCTGTGTAAAAAGCTGGGGATATTCCTGTACGGAAAAGGAATGAGAAAG aagaagatCAAATTTCTGACccttctgttcttccttgtGACTGGGATCCTAGTGTTCCTGTGTTTGCCATCACTGTTCTTCCAGATCACAGAGGGTTGGTCCTACAGTGAAGGAATCTACTTTGCATTTATCACCCTCAGCACCATTGGCTTTGGAGATTACGTAGTAG GTAAACAACCTGgcaggatttatttttcctactaCCGAACAATTGTGGCCATCTGGATTCTTTTTGGACTTGCCTGGATTGCTCTCCTATTTAATTTATTGACAACggttctagaagatactgagAAAATAATTGTCAAGGATCTTCATCAAATTGGAAAGGTGGGTGAGGATAATGCAGCAAGCCAACCAAGAAGGTGCTGGCCTGTTCAGTTTGTTCCAGAAGAAGAACTGATAGCACCTTGTGCTGAAGGGGATACCCAGAAAATGGAGTCATTAGCAGCAGAGGGTGCACAGGAAAATGGAGTTAGTAGCAGCAGGttctga
- the LOC125694840 gene encoding potassium channel subfamily K member 16-like isoform X2, which produces MCSGKLQTGLLVGSYFVYLLVGAAVFQALERTAEKQQKMAAAQMKEAFLQNFTHLTVAEMEQFMKNLTEAIQNGVYPIGNESQTENSNWDFSNSFFFAGTVVSTIGYGTLRPKTVGGQIFCVFFALFGIPLNIVFLHRVGKILSLLCKKLGIFLYGKGMRKKIKFLTLLFFLVTGILVFLCLPSLFFQITEGWSYSEGIYFAFITLSTIGFGDYVVGKQPGRIYFSYYRTIVAIWILFGLAWIALLFNLLTTVLEDTEKIIVKDLHQIGKVGEDNAASQPRRCWPVQFVPEEELIAPCAEGDTQKMESLAAEGAQENGVSSSRF; this is translated from the exons ATGTGCAGTGGCAAGCTGCAGACAGGTTTGCTGGTGGGCAGCTACTTCGTCTACTTGCTGGTGGGTGCAGCTGTGTTCCAGGCACTGGAGAGGACTGCcgaaaagcagcagaaaatggcaGCTGCTCAGATGAAGGAGgcttttctgcagaatttcACTCACCTCACAGTGGCAGAGATGGAGCAGTTTATGAAG AACCTGACTGAAGCAATTCAGAACGGAGTTTACCCTATTGGAAATGAATCACAGACTGAAAACAGCAACTGGGATTTCAGTAACTCCTTCTTCTTTGCAGGCACAGTGGTCTCCACAATAG GTTATGGCACGCTACGTCCTAAAACTGTTGGGGGCCAGatcttctgtgtcttttttgCTCTCTTTGGAATCCCTCTGAATATTGTTTTTCTGCACCGTGTTGGTAAGATCCTCTCACTGCTGTGTAAAAAGCTGGGGATATTCCTGTACGGAAAAGGAATGAGAAAG aagatCAAATTTCTGACccttctgttcttccttgtGACTGGGATCCTAGTGTTCCTGTGTTTGCCATCACTGTTCTTCCAGATCACAGAGGGTTGGTCCTACAGTGAAGGAATCTACTTTGCATTTATCACCCTCAGCACCATTGGCTTTGGAGATTACGTAGTAG GTAAACAACCTGgcaggatttatttttcctactaCCGAACAATTGTGGCCATCTGGATTCTTTTTGGACTTGCCTGGATTGCTCTCCTATTTAATTTATTGACAACggttctagaagatactgagAAAATAATTGTCAAGGATCTTCATCAAATTGGAAAGGTGGGTGAGGATAATGCAGCAAGCCAACCAAGAAGGTGCTGGCCTGTTCAGTTTGTTCCAGAAGAAGAACTGATAGCACCTTGTGCTGAAGGGGATACCCAGAAAATGGAGTCATTAGCAGCAGAGGGTGCACAGGAAAATGGAGTTAGTAGCAGCAGGttctga